From the genome of Candidatus Poribacteria bacterium:
TTGGGCAAACAATATAAGGGCAAGGACAAATTGCGCTTTAGTAGCACGATTTGGAGACACCATGAACACTTATCGTATAGCAATTATCGGCTTGGGCGGCATGGGTGGAGCGCATGCAGAAGCAGTAAAGTTAGAAACGAACTGCGAACTCGTCGCCGGTGCAGAAATCAATCCAGAGCGAGCAAAGGCGTGGAGCGAACGGTTCGGGGTCGAAGCCATCTATGACGACTACGAAAAGATGCTCGACGCACAGCAGCCCGACATCGTTATCGTTCCAACGCAAGCACCCATGCACCATCCCCCGACAATCGCAGCGGCACAGCGTGGCATCCACGTCTTCTGTGAAAAGCCGACTGCTTTAAACCTTATTGAAGCCGACGAGATGGTCGAAACCTGCGACCGACACAACGTCAAGTTTGCCATTAACCACATCAAACGCGCCAGTCCATATAACCGTCACGTTCTTTCATTAATTGAAAAAGGCGAGATCGGCGATGTCGTTGTAATGAAGGCAACAGATAAAGGCGGACGCAAGGTAGGTAATTCGCTCATGGAGATGGGCACGCATCTCTACGACTGGTTGCGTCTTTTCGCGGGCGATGTCGAGTGGACACACGCACACCTCGTGCAGATGGACGGTCGCGAATCAACCGTTGACGACATCAAACACACACAAGAGGTTCACGCATTTGACCGCGACGCGGGACTCGTCCTTGGGGAGCGTGGACACGCTGCTTTCCGTTTCAAGAACGGCATTCATGCGGATGTGCAGTTCCTCGCGCAGCCCGAAACCAACGATAACGCCTACGGTATCGACATTATCGGGACTGAAGGCAGAATTGCCATCCGAGAGAGTGTCGGCACGACGATGTTTATCCACAAGGGACAACACAAAACACCCGCAGAAGCGTGGGAGCCGGTGCATCTATCCGCTGAAGACCTTGACGAAGAAGGTAACCCACGAGATAAAGCCTCAATACGGTTGCTATTGCAACGTCTCATGCTACGCGATCTCATCGAAGCCATTGAAGAGGACCGGGACCCCTTCGCGAGTGGTAGGGATGGTCGTGATTGTCTTGAAATGATACATGCGACATGGGAATCACATCGGCAAGGAGCTCGGGTCCCTATGCCACTCACGCCACGTGAACACCCGCTTGAACGCTGGAGAAAAGAAGAAGGCATCTAAAAAATAGGCGAGGTTAGAAAAACTCGTCAGCAAGGAGTAATTTATGCAACGTTTGGATATTCTTCACCCGTCAATCGACGACTACTTACTCGGCATCATTCCTGAACGCGACGAAGTCCTCACAGAGATGGAGGCACACGCACGCGCAAATCGTTTCCCTATCGTTGGACCGCTCGTCGGACGCGTTTTGCATCAGCTGGTATTGCTTACCAATCCAACGCGGATTTTCGAGATGGGTTCAGGTTTCGGCTATTCGGCGTATTGGATGGCAAAGGCACTGCAAAAACCGGAAGCCTCTATCATCTGTACCGATGGATCGCAGGAGAACGCCGATCGCGCAGCGGGATATCTTGCGCGCAGTGGTATCGCAGACCGCATCGACTATCGCGTCGGCAACGCCCTTGAAATCATCGACGATACCGAAGGCGAGTTTGACATCATCTACAACGACATCGACAAAGACGGGTATCCCGAAGCGTTTCGGAAAGCGATTCCGCGACTCAGGAGTGGTGGGTTGTTTATTACGGATAACATGATTTGGGGTGGACGCGTCGTCACGCAGGAACCCGGTAGTGCTCCAGAAGGACTTAACGAACAGGAGCAGTGGTTCCATGAGGCTACGATCGGTGTTAGAGAGGTAACGCGGCTGCTCTACAGTTCGCCTGAGGTATTCACGACGATTATCCCGCTCCGTGATGGCGTTTCGGTTGCTTTAAAACGTTAATGGCAGTCAGCAACTGCTATAGCCATTAAAAAACTTGACTTTTATTTTCACATACCATAGAATTGCCACAGAAGCCATCTGGTAATTGAGGCATCTCAATATCCTCACAACGACACGCGATGGCAACTATCCTGTCCGTTTGTCTTACCGACGTACCTATTGCTTGCGAAACCCAGACATCAAGCATGTCTTTACAAAAGGCTGAAACGTCTTTGCCTTTTAGGACAAAGATCATCCATAGGAGGTTTACAATGTTTTTTCCAAACAAACCATTATCTATAAAAGCCAATCTATTTACTATCGCTTGCTGTGTTTTATTTACACTAACCACATTGCCAGTAATGGCACATTCAGGTGGTGAAGTAACAT
Proteins encoded in this window:
- a CDS encoding Gfo/Idh/MocA family oxidoreductase → MNTYRIAIIGLGGMGGAHAEAVKLETNCELVAGAEINPERAKAWSERFGVEAIYDDYEKMLDAQQPDIVIVPTQAPMHHPPTIAAAQRGIHVFCEKPTALNLIEADEMVETCDRHNVKFAINHIKRASPYNRHVLSLIEKGEIGDVVVMKATDKGGRKVGNSLMEMGTHLYDWLRLFAGDVEWTHAHLVQMDGRESTVDDIKHTQEVHAFDRDAGLVLGERGHAAFRFKNGIHADVQFLAQPETNDNAYGIDIIGTEGRIAIRESVGTTMFIHKGQHKTPAEAWEPVHLSAEDLDEEGNPRDKASIRLLLQRLMLRDLIEAIEEDRDPFASGRDGRDCLEMIHATWESHRQGARVPMPLTPREHPLERWRKEEGI
- a CDS encoding O-methyltransferase; the encoded protein is MQRLDILHPSIDDYLLGIIPERDEVLTEMEAHARANRFPIVGPLVGRVLHQLVLLTNPTRIFEMGSGFGYSAYWMAKALQKPEASIICTDGSQENADRAAGYLARSGIADRIDYRVGNALEIIDDTEGEFDIIYNDIDKDGYPEAFRKAIPRLRSGGLFITDNMIWGGRVVTQEPGSAPEGLNEQEQWFHEATIGVREVTRLLYSSPEVFTTIIPLRDGVSVALKR